A region of Paenibacillus sp. 37 DNA encodes the following proteins:
- a CDS encoding cytochrome P450, protein MKQAPRKYANYIPIRELETLEERLLPFKVYAELRDNTPVRYDEHRECWDVFGYEDVKYVLKNPKLFSSARDRANTSMLTTDPPKHKQLRDLVNQAFTPKAIEALAPRIQEITDELIAPHLSEGHMELIDDLATPLPVIVIAELIGVPAADRQKFKDWSDVLVKGARDDSEQAFQELLEEKKRNMQELHIYFTGIMEERRLQPEDDLISLLLAAEIDGQKLTADEVVGFCILLLAAGNETTTNLITNAVRILSEQPELQQELREHPERITSAIEETLRYYPPIVAIGRVAKETVELNGQTIQAGEQVISWVGAANRDSAQFEHPEDFISDRKPNRHMGFGFGIHFCLGAPLARLEARVVLHTLLQHMGNIQLVPGTALEPIQSAFVFGVKHYPIQFNLINK, encoded by the coding sequence ATGAAACAGGCACCGAGAAAGTATGCAAATTACATTCCGATTCGGGAACTGGAGACTTTGGAAGAGAGGTTACTTCCCTTCAAGGTGTATGCAGAACTTCGTGATAACACTCCAGTCCGATATGATGAGCATCGAGAATGTTGGGATGTTTTCGGGTATGAAGATGTGAAGTACGTTCTGAAAAATCCCAAACTGTTCTCTTCTGCACGTGATCGTGCCAATACGAGCATGTTGACGACAGACCCTCCCAAACACAAACAGCTGCGTGATCTGGTGAACCAGGCGTTTACACCCAAGGCAATTGAAGCATTGGCTCCGCGTATTCAGGAAATCACAGATGAGTTAATTGCTCCACACCTGTCAGAAGGACATATGGAACTTATTGATGACCTTGCAACACCATTGCCCGTCATTGTCATTGCGGAATTGATCGGAGTCCCTGCGGCGGATCGTCAAAAGTTCAAAGACTGGTCTGATGTATTGGTGAAAGGCGCACGTGACGATAGTGAGCAGGCCTTCCAGGAGTTATTGGAGGAGAAAAAAAGAAATATGCAGGAGTTGCATATCTATTTCACTGGCATTATGGAAGAACGTCGGTTGCAGCCAGAGGATGATCTGATCTCATTACTGCTTGCTGCGGAGATTGATGGTCAGAAATTGACTGCAGATGAAGTGGTAGGCTTCTGTATTCTTCTACTTGCTGCCGGTAATGAAACAACAACCAACCTGATTACCAATGCGGTTCGTATCCTATCCGAACAACCTGAGCTACAACAGGAGTTGCGCGAACATCCTGAACGGATTACTTCTGCGATTGAAGAGACGCTGCGATATTATCCGCCAATTGTCGCGATTGGGCGGGTCGCCAAGGAAACTGTAGAGTTGAATGGTCAGACGATTCAAGCTGGAGAGCAGGTGATTTCCTGGGTTGGAGCTGCTAATCGGGACAGTGCCCAATTTGAACACCCGGAAGATTTCATCTCTGATCGCAAGCCGAACAGACATATGGGCTTTGGTTTTGGCATTCATTTTTGTTTGGGTGCACCACTCGCTCGATTGGAGGCAAGGGTAGTTCTTCATACATTGCTTCAGCACATGGGAAACATTCAACTTGTGCCGGGAACGGCTCTGGAACCGATACAAAGTGCTTTTGTATTTGGTGTGAAACATTATCCGATACAATTCAATCTAATAAATAAATGA
- a CDS encoding LTA synthase family protein, producing the protein MVVTRPTRSSMPRGLLYHPLTLYLIFLVLMLLKLMWLHHNLHAYNITMGLLDKVIAIGSLLLLSFWTWLLPRRGMIVSLAVLNLLLTALIYADMVYYRYFQDFLTIPVLLQARQVDALGDSIATLIYTSDLWFFADWLVVIPFATIVMFSRRYRSKHSSTSVTGYGSYSYNDGKARLRRRLTAGSIALVLGLGLAVGPIYFYSKTWAKGLFDNNWWNVSMYNVTGLLAFHGYDLYNYAKDHIGSGPQADPADVEQAKAFFAERQETAPQNDALFGKYKDSNVIIVQGEAFMNFMIGQSIGGQEITPHFNELMKESQYYSHFYHQTGQGRTSDADFGANISLHPLPVGSAFVRYADHTYDSLPSILKDNGYSTNVFHAYESGFWNRYTMYQNMKYDKFYSKNDFAQDDPLGWSLSDESFFRQSVEKMSSEVTEPFYSFLITLSSHHPYALPKEKQQLDVGEFQGTMFGNYLQSVHYVDSALGKMVEDLKNRGLWENTIFMFYGDHDNSIKEQSQYEQFLGRSLNELDMAQIMNEVPLLVHLPDGAAAGTFDEPSGQLDITPSVLHLLGVSDQSYYHMGNDVYDGSARTVVLRNGAFSDGSVFYIPSDDYIYESGACYDLSTRDKTDINACRPAHDEATKRLHVSDTVITYDLIQRFREEDSSAVTSQ; encoded by the coding sequence ATGGTTGTCACTCGGCCTACGCGCAGCTCCATGCCACGCGGGCTTCTATATCATCCATTAACGTTATATCTTATTTTTCTTGTGCTCATGCTGCTCAAACTCATGTGGCTCCATCACAATCTTCACGCTTATAACATTACGATGGGACTGCTGGATAAAGTCATTGCCATTGGATCTTTACTACTCTTGTCCTTCTGGACCTGGTTGCTGCCACGTAGAGGCATGATCGTGTCTCTCGCGGTCCTTAACCTGCTGCTTACCGCACTAATCTACGCCGATATGGTGTATTATCGCTATTTCCAGGATTTCTTGACCATTCCGGTATTGTTGCAGGCGAGACAAGTTGACGCATTGGGTGACAGCATCGCTACATTGATTTACACAAGTGATCTCTGGTTCTTTGCCGATTGGCTTGTCGTCATTCCGTTCGCAACTATCGTAATGTTCAGTAGACGTTACCGTTCGAAGCACTCCAGTACATCTGTTACTGGTTACGGGAGTTATTCGTATAACGATGGCAAGGCACGGTTGCGCCGCCGTCTCACGGCTGGCAGCATCGCCCTTGTGCTGGGACTTGGCCTCGCTGTCGGCCCGATTTATTTTTACAGCAAAACATGGGCCAAAGGCCTGTTCGATAACAACTGGTGGAATGTATCCATGTATAATGTGACCGGACTGCTCGCTTTTCACGGTTATGATCTGTACAACTATGCCAAAGACCACATCGGCTCCGGGCCGCAGGCTGATCCCGCTGATGTTGAGCAAGCAAAAGCGTTCTTCGCTGAAAGGCAAGAAACTGCCCCGCAGAATGATGCCTTGTTTGGCAAATATAAAGACAGCAACGTGATCATTGTCCAGGGTGAGGCTTTTATGAACTTCATGATTGGCCAGAGCATTGGGGGTCAGGAGATCACACCCCATTTTAATGAACTGATGAAGGAAAGTCAGTATTACAGTCACTTTTATCACCAGACCGGTCAGGGTAGAACGTCCGATGCCGATTTTGGAGCAAACATTTCCCTACATCCACTTCCGGTTGGTTCGGCCTTTGTACGGTATGCAGACCATACGTATGATTCCCTCCCTTCTATCCTGAAGGACAACGGGTACAGCACCAACGTATTTCACGCTTATGAGAGCGGCTTCTGGAATCGGTATACGATGTATCAGAACATGAAGTACGACAAGTTTTATAGCAAAAATGATTTTGCACAGGATGACCCGCTTGGCTGGTCCCTGTCTGATGAATCCTTTTTCCGCCAATCCGTTGAGAAAATGAGTAGTGAGGTGACCGAACCGTTCTATTCCTTCCTCATTACACTCAGCAGTCACCATCCGTATGCATTGCCGAAAGAAAAACAACAACTGGATGTAGGCGAGTTTCAGGGAACCATGTTTGGTAACTATCTGCAATCCGTACATTACGTGGATTCGGCGCTCGGCAAAATGGTGGAGGATCTGAAAAATCGGGGATTATGGGAAAATACCATCTTTATGTTCTACGGGGACCACGACAACTCGATCAAGGAACAATCACAATACGAGCAGTTCCTGGGACGCTCATTGAATGAACTGGATATGGCACAGATCATGAACGAGGTTCCCCTGCTGGTGCATTTACCGGATGGAGCAGCGGCTGGAACCTTCGACGAACCTTCGGGACAACTGGACATCACCCCATCCGTGCTGCATCTGCTCGGGGTGTCCGACCAGTCCTATTATCATATGGGTAACGATGTATATGACGGGTCTGCACGTACGGTTGTGCTACGTAATGGCGCATTCTCGGATGGTTCTGTATTCTATATTCCATCGGATGATTATATCTACGAGAGCGGCGCTTGTTATGACCTGTCCACACGTGACAAAACAGATATCAACGCTTGTCGTCCCGCTCATGATGAAGCAACCAAGCGATTGCATGTCTCGGACACGGTCATTACCTATGATTTGATTCAGCGCTTTCGAGAGGAAGACAGTTCAGCCGTAACATCGCAATAA
- a CDS encoding heme biosynthesis protein HemY: MNCKITRNAAKVLKLELDKPENEGKKLRVVITHAHGDHAHYGLDLDTPKENDTVVSTDKEIDVILANDQPLLNGVKIDYLYFPEEGFVITNPSQGNHGDH, translated from the coding sequence ATGAACTGCAAAATTACGCGTAATGCTGCTAAAGTATTGAAGCTTGAATTGGACAAGCCGGAGAACGAAGGAAAAAAACTGCGCGTTGTTATCACACATGCACATGGTGACCATGCTCACTACGGACTTGATCTCGACACACCAAAAGAAAATGATACAGTTGTATCTACCGATAAAGAGATTGATGTCATTCTCGCGAATGATCAGCCTTTGTTGAACGGTGTAAAAATTGATTATCTCTACTTCCCGGAAGAGGGATTTGTTATTACGAATCCGTCCCAAGGCAATCACGGCGACCACTAA
- a CDS encoding class I SAM-dependent RNA methyltransferase: MAQLQLIATSAMGLEAVVARELKQLGYEDVTIDNGRVFFTGDYIDICRCNLWLRSSDRVLVKMGEFPATTFDELFEGTKALPWEEWIPADGEFPVEGRSQKSQLSSVPASQGIVKKAIVEKLKLTYDTEWFPEDGSRYVIEVILLNDRALLTLDTTGPGLHKRGYRKLVTEAPLKETLAAALIQLSRWNVSRPFYDPCCGSGTMLIEAAMIGWNIAPGLRRTFNSEDWAVIPEELWEQAREEAFDAVRDDIPLQISGSDIDPEAIEVAQAAIKSAGFAKDIEVSVLPAHRARPQGEYGVIITNPPYGERLSEEKEVQKLLRSLGRSYLDMPTWSFFAITSTKAFEEYFGHKADKRRKLFNGRIETQYYQYLGPLPPRNKTPQSS; encoded by the coding sequence ATGGCTCAATTGCAATTGATTGCAACCTCGGCGATGGGACTCGAGGCTGTTGTTGCCCGGGAACTGAAGCAACTGGGGTATGAAGATGTTACGATCGACAACGGCCGGGTTTTCTTCACAGGAGATTATATTGATATATGCCGTTGTAATCTGTGGCTGAGAAGTTCGGATCGCGTATTGGTGAAAATGGGTGAATTCCCTGCTACGACATTTGACGAATTGTTTGAAGGCACCAAAGCACTGCCTTGGGAAGAGTGGATTCCAGCCGACGGCGAATTCCCTGTAGAAGGTCGCTCTCAAAAATCTCAGTTAAGCAGTGTGCCTGCATCACAAGGGATCGTGAAAAAAGCAATCGTAGAGAAACTGAAACTGACTTATGACACAGAGTGGTTCCCAGAGGACGGGTCTCGTTATGTAATTGAGGTCATTCTGCTGAACGATCGCGCCCTGCTTACTTTAGATACAACGGGACCGGGTCTTCATAAACGGGGTTATCGTAAACTCGTTACCGAAGCGCCACTCAAAGAAACACTTGCTGCAGCTCTTATTCAGCTCAGCCGCTGGAATGTATCCCGTCCATTCTATGACCCATGCTGTGGATCAGGCACAATGCTGATCGAAGCCGCCATGATCGGCTGGAACATTGCACCAGGACTTCGTCGGACCTTCAACTCTGAGGACTGGGCTGTCATTCCTGAAGAATTATGGGAACAGGCGCGTGAAGAAGCATTCGATGCTGTACGTGACGATATCCCGTTACAAATCTCGGGCAGCGACATTGATCCGGAAGCGATTGAAGTAGCTCAGGCTGCAATCAAGAGCGCAGGCTTTGCTAAAGACATTGAAGTCAGCGTTCTGCCCGCGCATCGCGCAAGACCACAGGGTGAATATGGTGTTATCATTACCAATCCCCCATATGGTGAACGTTTGAGTGAAGAAAAAGAAGTTCAGAAGTTGCTCCGCTCATTAGGGCGCAGTTACCTCGACATGCCAACATGGTCCTTTTTTGCAATCACGTCGACCAAAGCTTTTGAGGAGTATTTTGGTCATAAGGCAGACAAACGTCGCAAGTTGTTCAACGGACGCATTGAAACCCAATACTATCAGTATTTGGGCCCACTGCCTCCACGAAATAAAACACCACAATCTTCATAA
- a CDS encoding DsbA family oxidoreductase yields MNIEIWSDFLCPFCYIGKRRLENVLEQFPHRDEVKLQFKSFELDPNAALNPGKTNSEYLADKYNMSVEQAKGMNAQMNANARTAGLEYNIDAMIPTNSFSAHRLTHWADTQGKALELSERIFQAVFIEGKHSGDTEVLAQLAEEVGLDRDAATAVLSSDQFTDNVRADQAEGEQLGIRGVPFFVFDRKFAVSGAQPDEVFLDAIQKAWDERSPFTMVESNTTEADGSGVCTDDGCAVPKKN; encoded by the coding sequence ATGAATATTGAGATATGGTCTGATTTTCTCTGCCCTTTCTGTTATATCGGCAAACGCCGCTTGGAGAATGTATTGGAACAGTTTCCACACCGTGATGAAGTGAAGCTGCAATTCAAAAGCTTTGAGCTTGATCCAAATGCTGCATTGAACCCAGGTAAAACCAATTCGGAATATCTGGCTGACAAATATAATATGAGCGTGGAACAGGCCAAAGGTATGAATGCCCAGATGAATGCCAATGCTCGCACGGCAGGACTGGAATACAATATCGATGCCATGATCCCTACGAACTCCTTCTCAGCTCACCGATTGACACACTGGGCGGATACACAAGGCAAAGCGCTTGAACTGAGTGAACGGATCTTCCAAGCTGTGTTTATTGAAGGTAAACACTCCGGCGACACTGAAGTGTTGGCTCAGTTAGCAGAAGAAGTAGGCCTCGATCGTGACGCAGCTACGGCAGTGCTCTCCAGTGATCAATTCACCGACAATGTCCGTGCTGACCAAGCAGAAGGCGAGCAACTCGGCATCCGCGGCGTACCGTTCTTTGTATTCGACCGCAAGTTCGCCGTGTCAGGCGCTCAGCCGGACGAGGTGTTCCTGGACGCTATTCAGAAAGCTTGGGACGAGCGTTCCCCGTTCACCATGGTTGAGTCCAATACAACCGAAGCTGACGGCAGCGGCGTCTGCACAGATGACGGCTGCGCAGTTCCGAAAAAAAATTAA
- a CDS encoding cytidine deaminase, with amino-acid sequence MTSHTEPIHIEQQLFNAAAKFVKQRYPQGWGGAGAVYTEAGSLLISVAPEVINDATHLCMETGAYLEAHKLNERVTHSLCIARDDEHSEFKVLTPCGVCQERLFYWGEEVKAAVYDPSGQLVFKRLSEIQPYHWSKAYRDK; translated from the coding sequence ATGACATCACATACTGAACCAATCCATATTGAACAGCAATTGTTCAATGCAGCCGCAAAATTTGTGAAGCAACGTTATCCTCAGGGATGGGGCGGTGCGGGTGCCGTCTATACCGAAGCTGGCTCCCTGCTGATTAGTGTAGCGCCAGAGGTTATCAATGATGCCACGCATCTATGTATGGAAACAGGGGCTTATCTGGAAGCCCACAAATTGAACGAACGTGTCACCCACTCCCTCTGTATCGCTCGTGATGATGAGCATTCAGAATTTAAGGTCCTTACACCTTGCGGTGTATGCCAGGAACGATTGTTTTACTGGGGCGAAGAAGTCAAAGCTGCCGTATACGATCCTTCTGGTCAACTGGTCTTCAAGAGACTGAGTGAGATCCAGCCTTATCATTGGTCCAAGGCATATCGGGATAAATAG
- a CDS encoding aldo/keto reductase, producing the protein MTKHITDCTILNNGVTMPWLGFGTYKAKGKEVQQAVETALEVGYRSIDTASIYGNEEEVGQAIASSGVARNELFVTTKLWNEDQGFDSTLRAFEASQKALGLNVIDLYLIHWPGRDQYKETWRAFERLYSEGSIRAIGVSNFQVHHLQDIINEGGTVPAVNQVELHPGLIQQELQDFCGAQGIQLEAWSPIMKGKLNQESTLKALAQKYGKTPAQIILRWDIQNQIVTIPKSVTPERIRENADIFDFELTPDELRQIDALDSDKRTGPHPDQLFWD; encoded by the coding sequence ATGACAAAACATATTACAGATTGTACGATTCTGAACAACGGAGTAACGATGCCATGGCTAGGATTTGGAACATATAAAGCAAAAGGTAAGGAAGTACAACAGGCGGTTGAGACCGCTTTGGAGGTTGGATATCGCAGTATTGATACCGCGTCCATCTATGGCAATGAAGAAGAAGTGGGACAAGCTATTGCAAGCAGTGGTGTTGCCCGTAACGAACTGTTTGTGACGACCAAGCTCTGGAACGAGGATCAGGGATTTGATTCAACGTTGAGAGCATTTGAAGCCAGTCAGAAGGCACTGGGACTGAATGTGATTGATCTTTACTTAATTCACTGGCCTGGCAGAGACCAGTATAAGGAGACGTGGAGAGCATTCGAACGTCTATATAGCGAAGGAAGCATCCGTGCGATTGGTGTGAGTAACTTTCAAGTTCACCATTTGCAAGATATCATAAATGAGGGTGGAACGGTGCCTGCGGTAAATCAGGTAGAGCTGCATCCGGGTCTGATCCAGCAGGAACTTCAGGATTTCTGCGGGGCCCAGGGAATTCAGCTGGAGGCATGGAGTCCTATTATGAAAGGCAAGCTTAACCAAGAGTCCACCCTCAAAGCGCTGGCCCAGAAATATGGGAAAACGCCAGCACAGATCATTCTGCGCTGGGACATTCAGAATCAGATTGTGACGATTCCGAAGTCCGTTACCCCGGAGCGTATTCGTGAGAATGCTGACATCTTTGACTTTGAATTGACACCGGATGAGTTGAGACAAATTGATGCACTGGATTCAGATAAGCGGACGGGGCCACATCCGGATCAACTGTTCTGGGATTAA
- a CDS encoding asparaginase: MSKTSNLRPWAVWSTAALTALTISLSPIGTYAAHAATVEVKGTTGAVQTATTTPARNTSIPAIPDSSKQSALPNVLVIGTGGTIAGQSEDATSFQNYKAGTLPIGEMVDALPDKQKIADVSTLQFGNSGSGSYSMTDLYDLSQTVDKALAMYDSVVVTTGTDTMEEIAYFLDMTVQSDKPVVITGSMRPWTVIGSDAQANLYNAIKLAGSGRTTSFGTVLMLNDTIQLARGVTKTNDYRTDTFETPMLGAVGYIDEENIRIYRAPARALKPEGTAKPVFDLSKITKADLAKVEIAISYQEAGGGAIEGFVSSGAKGIVTSGTGAGGISRAMGQARTKAIEEGVIFVTTTRTGSGSVYGGGKGIIAGDNLSPQQARVLLMLGLSFSDDFDTIKKWFETYGTPEV; encoded by the coding sequence ATGAGTAAAACATCCAATCTTCGTCCCTGGGCTGTATGGAGTACCGCAGCTTTAACAGCATTAACCATCTCGTTGTCCCCCATTGGAACCTACGCCGCGCACGCAGCTACGGTAGAGGTGAAAGGCACAACAGGTGCTGTTCAGACAGCAACCACTACCCCAGCTCGCAATACTTCCATTCCCGCAATACCAGACTCTTCCAAGCAATCTGCACTACCTAATGTATTGGTAATCGGAACTGGCGGAACGATTGCCGGACAATCCGAGGATGCCACCAGCTTCCAGAATTACAAGGCAGGCACACTTCCGATTGGAGAGATGGTAGACGCCTTACCGGATAAACAGAAGATTGCTGATGTTAGCACACTCCAGTTCGGAAATTCAGGTTCAGGTTCCTATAGCATGACCGACCTCTATGACTTGTCGCAGACGGTAGACAAAGCTCTGGCAATGTATGACAGTGTTGTCGTTACCACGGGTACAGATACAATGGAAGAAATCGCTTATTTCCTCGATATGACGGTTCAGAGTGACAAACCAGTCGTCATCACAGGCTCCATGCGTCCATGGACTGTCATCGGTTCTGACGCTCAAGCCAATCTGTACAACGCAATCAAACTTGCAGGCAGTGGTCGTACCACTTCATTCGGCACTGTACTCATGTTGAATGACACAATCCAGCTTGCTCGTGGTGTAACCAAGACAAATGATTATCGGACAGATACGTTTGAAACGCCGATGCTCGGTGCTGTAGGATATATTGATGAAGAAAACATTCGAATCTACCGCGCTCCTGCACGTGCGTTGAAACCTGAAGGCACAGCAAAGCCCGTATTTGATCTAAGTAAAATTACAAAGGCAGATCTGGCCAAAGTAGAAATTGCGATCTCATATCAAGAAGCTGGCGGCGGAGCCATTGAAGGATTCGTGAGCAGCGGTGCCAAAGGAATCGTGACTTCCGGTACCGGAGCTGGCGGTATCTCCAGAGCTATGGGACAAGCTCGTACCAAAGCCATTGAAGAAGGTGTTATCTTTGTCACCACCACTCGGACGGGTTCGGGAAGTGTATACGGCGGCGGCAAAGGCATCATTGCAGGTGACAACCTGAGTCCACAACAAGCTCGTGTATTATTGATGCTGGGCTTGTCCTTCAGTGATGATTTTGACACCATCAAAAAATGGTTCGAAACGTACGGAACACCTGAAGTATAA
- a CDS encoding O-methyltransferase — MNLTPDEYVNQLFQEDELLLKVKEAIRSNGMPEVSVAAAYGRLLTFLAKTSKAEAALEIGVLGGYSGICIARGLRENGTLTSLELREEYAAMARGHLEEGGFGEKVEYRIGPAADSLEQLEQEGRTFDFFFIDADKENYPVYLDYAIKLARPGAVIVGDNCFLRGRTLNPDKQGPAVLAVRRFNEQMASDPRLVTTMLPDYDGLVLAWVK, encoded by the coding sequence GTGAATCTGACCCCTGATGAATATGTAAATCAATTATTTCAAGAGGATGAGCTTTTGCTGAAAGTGAAAGAGGCTATCCGTTCGAATGGTATGCCGGAAGTTTCGGTGGCTGCGGCGTATGGACGACTGCTCACGTTTCTAGCGAAGACATCCAAAGCAGAAGCTGCGCTCGAAATCGGCGTATTAGGCGGTTACAGTGGGATATGCATTGCACGCGGGTTGCGTGAGAATGGAACCCTGACTTCGCTGGAACTGAGAGAGGAATATGCGGCAATGGCGCGTGGTCATCTGGAAGAAGGCGGTTTTGGCGAAAAGGTAGAGTACCGCATTGGTCCGGCCGCAGATAGCCTGGAACAATTGGAGCAGGAGGGTCGCACATTCGATTTCTTCTTTATTGACGCAGATAAGGAGAATTATCCGGTATATCTTGACTATGCCATTAAGCTGGCCCGGCCAGGTGCGGTCATTGTAGGTGATAATTGTTTCCTGCGTGGTCGTACGCTGAATCCGGACAAGCAGGGACCGGCTGTGCTTGCTGTTCGTCGCTTCAATGAACAGATGGCGAGTGACCCGCGCTTGGTGACGACCATGTTGCCGGACTACGATGGGCTCGTACTTGCCTGGGTGAAGTGA
- a CDS encoding M14 family metallopeptidase produces MDLQWIIVQRGDTLPRIASAHHMTKELLAALNPEVASQPYLLAGQMLRIVPGTGRRYAVPPGESVGEIAERFGLDEEVLRQANPEITNITDWVGRCIHIPASNGKTIVKIQGEYGYRELIRDIDKLENQYPFIETGSIGTSVMGKSLPYLRIGQGSRHIHVNASVHANEWLTTAVLMKFIEEYAEAYGAHRAWHQYQTERWMQETTLWAVPMVNPDGVELVQEGVVNQHPHAQQLLTWNADRSHFTHWKANIRGVDLNDQFPAHWDEEAARRGITSPGPRDYAGTAPLTEPEAQALAQWTQQHTFDVVVSLHSQGQEIYWNYRDLEPRESGPLSRRLAKASGYKAVKLGGSDAGYKDWFIQDFGRPGFTVEVGLGVNPLPVEQFDDICIEVGMLLAELLSNGQ; encoded by the coding sequence ATGGATCTACAGTGGATTATCGTTCAGCGGGGAGATACGTTGCCGCGAATTGCGTCAGCACACCATATGACCAAAGAGTTACTTGCTGCACTGAACCCGGAAGTGGCTTCCCAGCCTTACTTGCTGGCAGGTCAGATGCTGCGTATTGTCCCCGGGACAGGTCGCAGATACGCTGTACCGCCTGGAGAAAGTGTAGGGGAGATTGCAGAGAGATTTGGTCTGGACGAAGAGGTGTTGCGCCAGGCCAATCCCGAAATCACCAATATAACCGACTGGGTTGGTCGCTGTATTCATATTCCGGCTTCGAATGGAAAAACTATTGTAAAGATTCAGGGAGAGTATGGTTATCGAGAATTAATCAGGGATATAGACAAGCTGGAGAATCAATACCCTTTTATCGAAACAGGGTCCATTGGAACAAGTGTCATGGGGAAGTCGCTGCCTTATTTGCGTATTGGGCAAGGGTCGAGACATATCCATGTTAATGCTTCCGTTCATGCGAATGAGTGGTTGACAACAGCAGTTCTGATGAAGTTTATTGAAGAGTATGCCGAGGCGTATGGTGCGCATAGGGCATGGCATCAATACCAGACAGAACGCTGGATGCAAGAGACGACACTCTGGGCCGTGCCGATGGTTAATCCGGACGGGGTCGAACTGGTTCAGGAAGGTGTGGTCAATCAGCATCCACATGCACAGCAGTTGTTAACCTGGAATGCGGACAGATCACATTTTACCCATTGGAAGGCCAACATCAGAGGGGTGGATCTGAATGATCAATTTCCAGCCCATTGGGATGAAGAGGCAGCGAGAAGAGGTATAACCTCACCTGGCCCCAGGGATTATGCGGGGACAGCGCCATTGACAGAACCGGAGGCACAGGCGCTTGCGCAGTGGACGCAGCAACATACATTTGATGTGGTTGTATCCCTGCATAGTCAGGGACAGGAGATCTATTGGAACTACCGTGATCTGGAACCTAGAGAGAGTGGACCGCTGTCGCGTAGACTTGCCAAAGCTTCAGGTTACAAGGCGGTGAAGCTTGGTGGCAGTGATGCCGGATACAAGGACTGGTTTATTCAAGATTTCGGTAGACCGGGCTTCACGGTAGAAGTTGGATTGGGTGTTAATCCCCTTCCCGTAGAGCAGTTTGATGATATTTGTATAGAAGTGGGAATGTTGTTGGCTGAACTGTTATCCAATGGACAATGA
- a CDS encoding DUF1450 domain-containing protein — protein MANDIRVCEKCNHVRLKSIVPKLQKMAPDTEIKIGCKSYCGPCAKRAFVFINGRYISAPTEEEVLAKVAKFVK, from the coding sequence ATGGCTAACGATATCCGCGTATGCGAAAAGTGTAATCATGTTCGACTGAAATCGATTGTGCCCAAGTTGCAAAAAATGGCTCCAGACACGGAGATCAAGATTGGGTGCAAATCCTATTGCGGTCCTTGCGCGAAACGTGCGTTTGTCTTTATCAACGGTCGGTACATCAGTGCGCCGACAGAAGAAGAAGTGCTCGCCAAAGTTGCAAAGTTCGTGAAGTAA